The following proteins are encoded in a genomic region of Pseudorca crassidens isolate mPseCra1 chromosome 5, mPseCra1.hap1, whole genome shotgun sequence:
- the OLIG2 gene encoding oligodendrocyte transcription factor 2 has protein sequence MDSDASLVSSRPSSPEPDDLFLPARSKSSGGSGFTGGTVSSSTPSDCPPERSAELRGAMGAAGAHPGDKLGGGGFKSSSSSTSSSTSSAAASSTKKDKKQMTEPELQQLRLKINSRERKRMHDLNIAMDGLREVMPYAHGPSVRKLSKIATLLLARNYILMLTNSLEEMKRLVSEIYGGHHAGFHPSACGGLAHSAPLPAATAHPAAAAHAAHHPAVHHPILPPAAAAAAAAAAAAAVSSASLPGSGLSSVGSIRPPHGLLKSPSAAAAAPLGGAGGSGGGGGGFQHWGGMPCPCSMCQVPPPHHHVSAMGAGSLPRLTSDAK, from the coding sequence ATGGACTCGGACGCCAGCCTGGTGTCTAGCCGCCCGTCGTCGCCAGAGCCTGATGACCTTTTCCTGCCCGCCCGGAGCAAGAGCAGTGGGGGCAGCGGCTTCACGGGGGGCACCGTGTCCTCGTCCACGCCTAGCGACTGCCCGCCAGAGCGGAGCGCCGAGCTGCGCGGAGCCATGGGCGCGGCGGGCGCGCACCCGGGGGACAAGCTGGGCGGCGGTGGCTTCAAGTCGTCCTCGTCCAGCACCTCGTCGTCCACGTCGTCAGCGGCCGCGTCGTCCACTAAGAAGGACAAGAAACAGATGACTGAGCCCGAGCTGCAGCAGCTACGCCTCAAGATCAACAGCCGCGAGCGCAAGCGGATGCACGACCTCAACATCGCCATGGACGGGCTGCGCGAGGTCATGCCGTACGCGCACGGCCCGTCGGTGCGCAAGCTCTCCAAAATCGCCACGCTGCTGCTGGCGCGCAACTACATCCTCATGCTCACCAACTCGCTGGAGGAGATGAAGCGACTGGTGAGCGAGATCTACGGCGGCCACCACGCCGGCTTCCACCCATCGGCCTGCGGCGGCCTGGCGCACTCAGCGCCCCTGCCCGCCGCCACCGCGCACCCCGCGGCCGCCGCCCACGCGGCGCACCACCCGGCGGTGCACCACCCCATCTTGCCGCCGGCCgctgcggccgccgccgccgctgcagcCGCCGCCGCGGTGTCCAGCGCCTCCCTGCCCGGCTCCGGCCTGTCGTCGGTCGGCTCCATTCGTCCCCCTCACGGCCTGCTCAAGTCTccgtcggcggcggcggcagccccgctggggggcgcgggcggcagcggcgggggcggcggcggcttCCAGCACTGGGGCGGCATGCCTTGCCCCTGCAGCATGTGCCAGGTGCCGCCCCCGCACCACCACGTGTCGGCCATGGGCGCCGGCAGTCTGCCGCGCCTAACCTCCGACGCCAAGTGA